A genomic segment from Coturnix japonica isolate 7356 chromosome 26, Coturnix japonica 2.1, whole genome shotgun sequence encodes:
- the DEF6 gene encoding differentially expressed in FDCP 6 homolog isoform X1 yields MDLRAELLKSIWYAFTALDVEKSGKVSKSQLKVLSHNLYTVLCIPHDPVALEEHFRDDDDGPVSSQGYMPYLNKYILDKHIHQPGSCLQVEEGAFVKENFDELCWTLTAKKNYKPDRNGNSVVSHQDAFKLWCLFNFLSEDKYPLIMVPDEVEYLLKKICTAMNVELNSCELDDCLSQEPQGQGGLTVWQFLDMVNSGRLLRGIEQEAISMAVEEVYQEVIEDVLKQGYLWKKGQLRRNWSERWFMLKPSALSYYMSEERKEKKGSITLDKHCCVEVLPDRDGKRCMFCVKTSSRTYEMSASDTRQRQEWTLAIQTAIRLQAEGKKSLHKDLKQKRREQREQREQRKAAKEEETQRLKQLQEEKERKLQELELLKEAQRQAEILLQEEEQRRRKQHEEMQRTLEIQLQEAEQARASMQAEMVLKEEEAERQRKRIMELEEMQERLQEALQQEVKARHDEESVRYAQARLLAEEEEKLKQLMKLKEEQEEYIIKTQLEKQVLKQEMENKNKCLEEAQKQLEEVRVNRLRVDQDVMAAQRKLRQASTNVKHWNVQMNRLMHPIEPGDKRTNMSGGGFAGYAPLMCRRDSSLKLKQKVEDKGSEPVRQSSKENVSNGGSSSSPLPSSDADTMATEASNQ; encoded by the exons ATGGACCTGCGAGCGGAGCTGCTCAAGTCCATCTGGTACGCGTTCACCGCTCTGGATGTGGAGAAGAGCGGCAAAGTGTCCAAATCTCAGCTCAAA GTGCTGTCCCACAACCTGTACACGGTGCTGTGCATCCCCCACGACCCCGTGGCACTGGAGGAGCATTTCCGTGATGATGATGACGGGCCGGTGTCCAGCCAGGGCTACATGCCCTACCTCAACAAATACATCCTGGACAAG CACATTCACCAGCCTGGGTCCTGTCTGCAGGTGGAAGAAGGTGCTTTTGTCAAAGAAAACTTTGATGAGCTCTGCTGGACTTTGACAGCGAAGAAAAATTACAAGCCTGACCGGAATGGGAATAGTGTTGTATCCCACCAGGATGCCTTCAAGCTCTGGTGTCTCTTCAACTTTCTGTCTGAAGACAAATACCCTCTCATCATGGTGCCAGATGAG GTGGAGTACTTGCTAAAGAAGATCTGCACGGCCATGAACGTGGAGCTGAACTCCTGTGAGCTGGACGACTGCCTGTCCCAGGAGCCGCAGGGGCAGGGAGGGCTGACGGTCTGGCAGTTCCTGGACATGGTGAACTCGGGGCGGCTCCTGCGGGGCATCGAGCAGGAAGCCATCAGCATGGCGGTGGAGGAGGTGTACCAAGAGGTCATTGAGGATGTGCTCAAACAG GGCTACCTCTGGAAGAAGGGCCAGCTGAGGAGGAACTGGTCGGAGCGGTGGTTCATGCTAAAGCCCAGTGCCTTGTCCTACTACATGAGTGAGGAGcggaaggaaaagaaggggagCATCACCTTGGACAAGCACTGCTGTGTGGAG gtgctgcccGACCGGGATGGGAAGAGGTGCATGTTCTGTGTGAAGACCTCATCCCGCACATATGAGATGAGCGCTTCGGACACCCGGCAGCGCCAGGAGTGGACGTTAG ccaTCCAGACTGCCATCAGACTGCAGGCTGAAGGCAAGAAGTCCCTGCACAAAGACCTGAAGCAGAAGCGACGGGAGCAGCGCGAGCAACGGGAGCAGCGCAAGGCGGCCAAGGAGGAGGAGACACAGCGGCTCAAGCAGCtccaggaggagaaggagaggaaactgcaggagctggagctgctgaaggaggCCCAGCGGCAGGCAGAGAtactgctgcaggaggaggagcagcGGCGGAGGAAGCAGCACGAGGAGATGCAGAGGACCCTGGAGATCCAGCTGCAGGAAGCCGAGCAG GCGCGTGCCTCCATGCAGGCAGAGATGGTCCtgaaggaagaggaggctgagcgTCAGCGTAAGCGCATcatggagctggaggagatgcAGGAGCGGCTCCAGGAGGCTCTGCAACAGGAGGTGAAAGCACGACACGACGAGGAGTCTGTGAGATACGCACAGGCCAG GCTACTggctgaggaagaggagaagtTGAAGCAGCTGATGAAGCtgaaggaggagcaggaggaataCATCATCAAAACTCAGCTGGAGAAGCAAGTCCTCAAGCAGGAGATGGAGAACAAGAACAAGTGTCTGGAAGAGGCCcagaagcagctggaagaagTGAGAGTGAACAGGCTGCGGGTGGACCAAGACGTCATG GCAGCCCAGAGGAAGCTGAGACAGGCCAGCACCAACgtcaagcactggaatgtgCAGATGAACCGCCTGATGCACCCCATCGAGCCAGGAG ACAAACGTACAAATATGAGTGGAGGAGGCTTCGCTGGCTACGCACCCCTCATGTGCCGGAGAGATTCCTCCCTAAAACTCAAGCAGAAAGTAGAGGATAAAGGCAGCGAGCCCGTGaggcaaagcagcaaagagaacGTGAGCAATGgcgggagcagcagcagcccactGCCGTCTTCGGATGCAGACACCATGGCCACAGAGGCCTCCAACCAGTAG
- the DEF6 gene encoding differentially expressed in FDCP 6 homolog isoform X2, translating into MDLRAELLKSIWYAFTALDVEKSGKVSKSQLKVLSHNLYTVLCIPHDPVALEEHFRDDDDGPVSSQGYMPYLNKYILDKVEEGAFVKENFDELCWTLTAKKNYKPDRNGNSVVSHQDAFKLWCLFNFLSEDKYPLIMVPDEVEYLLKKICTAMNVELNSCELDDCLSQEPQGQGGLTVWQFLDMVNSGRLLRGIEQEAISMAVEEVYQEVIEDVLKQGYLWKKGQLRRNWSERWFMLKPSALSYYMSEERKEKKGSITLDKHCCVEVLPDRDGKRCMFCVKTSSRTYEMSASDTRQRQEWTLAIQTAIRLQAEGKKSLHKDLKQKRREQREQREQRKAAKEEETQRLKQLQEEKERKLQELELLKEAQRQAEILLQEEEQRRRKQHEEMQRTLEIQLQEAEQARASMQAEMVLKEEEAERQRKRIMELEEMQERLQEALQQEVKARHDEESVRYAQARLLAEEEEKLKQLMKLKEEQEEYIIKTQLEKQVLKQEMENKNKCLEEAQKQLEEVRVNRLRVDQDVMAAQRKLRQASTNVKHWNVQMNRLMHPIEPGDKRTNMSGGGFAGYAPLMCRRDSSLKLKQKVEDKGSEPVRQSSKENVSNGGSSSSPLPSSDADTMATEASNQ; encoded by the exons ATGGACCTGCGAGCGGAGCTGCTCAAGTCCATCTGGTACGCGTTCACCGCTCTGGATGTGGAGAAGAGCGGCAAAGTGTCCAAATCTCAGCTCAAA GTGCTGTCCCACAACCTGTACACGGTGCTGTGCATCCCCCACGACCCCGTGGCACTGGAGGAGCATTTCCGTGATGATGATGACGGGCCGGTGTCCAGCCAGGGCTACATGCCCTACCTCAACAAATACATCCTGGACAAG GTGGAAGAAGGTGCTTTTGTCAAAGAAAACTTTGATGAGCTCTGCTGGACTTTGACAGCGAAGAAAAATTACAAGCCTGACCGGAATGGGAATAGTGTTGTATCCCACCAGGATGCCTTCAAGCTCTGGTGTCTCTTCAACTTTCTGTCTGAAGACAAATACCCTCTCATCATGGTGCCAGATGAG GTGGAGTACTTGCTAAAGAAGATCTGCACGGCCATGAACGTGGAGCTGAACTCCTGTGAGCTGGACGACTGCCTGTCCCAGGAGCCGCAGGGGCAGGGAGGGCTGACGGTCTGGCAGTTCCTGGACATGGTGAACTCGGGGCGGCTCCTGCGGGGCATCGAGCAGGAAGCCATCAGCATGGCGGTGGAGGAGGTGTACCAAGAGGTCATTGAGGATGTGCTCAAACAG GGCTACCTCTGGAAGAAGGGCCAGCTGAGGAGGAACTGGTCGGAGCGGTGGTTCATGCTAAAGCCCAGTGCCTTGTCCTACTACATGAGTGAGGAGcggaaggaaaagaaggggagCATCACCTTGGACAAGCACTGCTGTGTGGAG gtgctgcccGACCGGGATGGGAAGAGGTGCATGTTCTGTGTGAAGACCTCATCCCGCACATATGAGATGAGCGCTTCGGACACCCGGCAGCGCCAGGAGTGGACGTTAG ccaTCCAGACTGCCATCAGACTGCAGGCTGAAGGCAAGAAGTCCCTGCACAAAGACCTGAAGCAGAAGCGACGGGAGCAGCGCGAGCAACGGGAGCAGCGCAAGGCGGCCAAGGAGGAGGAGACACAGCGGCTCAAGCAGCtccaggaggagaaggagaggaaactgcaggagctggagctgctgaaggaggCCCAGCGGCAGGCAGAGAtactgctgcaggaggaggagcagcGGCGGAGGAAGCAGCACGAGGAGATGCAGAGGACCCTGGAGATCCAGCTGCAGGAAGCCGAGCAG GCGCGTGCCTCCATGCAGGCAGAGATGGTCCtgaaggaagaggaggctgagcgTCAGCGTAAGCGCATcatggagctggaggagatgcAGGAGCGGCTCCAGGAGGCTCTGCAACAGGAGGTGAAAGCACGACACGACGAGGAGTCTGTGAGATACGCACAGGCCAG GCTACTggctgaggaagaggagaagtTGAAGCAGCTGATGAAGCtgaaggaggagcaggaggaataCATCATCAAAACTCAGCTGGAGAAGCAAGTCCTCAAGCAGGAGATGGAGAACAAGAACAAGTGTCTGGAAGAGGCCcagaagcagctggaagaagTGAGAGTGAACAGGCTGCGGGTGGACCAAGACGTCATG GCAGCCCAGAGGAAGCTGAGACAGGCCAGCACCAACgtcaagcactggaatgtgCAGATGAACCGCCTGATGCACCCCATCGAGCCAGGAG ACAAACGTACAAATATGAGTGGAGGAGGCTTCGCTGGCTACGCACCCCTCATGTGCCGGAGAGATTCCTCCCTAAAACTCAAGCAGAAAGTAGAGGATAAAGGCAGCGAGCCCGTGaggcaaagcagcaaagagaacGTGAGCAATGgcgggagcagcagcagcccactGCCGTCTTCGGATGCAGACACCATGGCCACAGAGGCCTCCAACCAGTAG
- the ZNF76 gene encoding zinc finger protein 76 isoform X2, producing MDNMGLRARTVSDGVTASSLRDDKDEKIIEEQVTETEDENTVYIHPVIVQKDFVAFEDGQPVVSEDRGLACIPKEGFDSSTSEIIQIEDDSTTTIHCPAIVLSDRPILEEQAETEEKDNSFDVRTINALTQYVNKEEEVHGNGKRRRARKTFRCEFQGCGRVFTTADHLKVHERTHTGDRPYACCFPSCGKTFATVYGRKAHMRIHTNERPYKCPEDSCSKAFRVSGDLQKHIRTHTGVRPYKCPFEYCDRSFTTANILRVHIRTHTGERPYVCPEPMCGRSFSSVTNYKNHIRIHTVAAEGGSPMKSQHVAFSPEMEQDKDEEEYDDDMPTQVETEEIGLSQEDLQDLGSAVSVVIESSALPVPEEEFVDGDMPTMTMVDTDGIEMQPVTIVTSGAAMSEESAITSLCHQQVALLETDNGSHFAVQLEEQQSLEDAISMAAAAIQHEPVTLDTTDGC from the exons ATGGACAACATGGGGCTGAGGGCACGGACCGTCAGTGATGGGGTGACAGCATCCAGCCTGCGGGATGATAAAG ATGAAAAGATAATTGAAGAGCAAGtcactgaaacagaagatgaaaacacagTGTACATCCATCCAGTGATAGTTCAGAAAG ATTTTGTAGCATTTGAAGATGGACAACCAGTCGTTTCAGAAGACAGGGGTCTGGCCTGCATACCTAAAG aaggTTTTGATTCCAGCACTTCAGAGATCATCCAGATAGAggatgactccaccaccaccatccaTTGTCCTGCCATCGTGCTCTCTGACAGACCCATCCTGGAAGAGCAGGCAGAAACTGAGGAGAAAGACAATTCCTTTGATGTCAGGACCATTAATGCATTAACACAGTATGTCAACAAG gaggaggaagtgcACGGCAATGGGAAGAGGAGACGGGCCCGTAAAACTTTCCGTTGTGAGTTCCAAGGCTGTGGTCGCGTCTTCACCACTGCTGACCATCTGAAG GTACATGAACGTACTCATACAGGTGACCGGCCATATGCATGTTGCTTCCCAAGCTGTGGGAAGACATTTGCTACAG TGTATGGGCGGAAGGCCCACATGAGAATACATACCAATGAGAGACCATACAAGTGCCCAGAGGACTCGTGTAGCAAAGCATTCAGAGTTTCTGGTGATCTACAGAAACACATCCGGACACATACAG GGGTGAGGCCCTACAAGTGCCCATTTGAGTACTGCGACCGCTCTTTTACCACTGCCAACATCCTCAGGGTTCACATCCGAACGCACACAGGCGAACGTCCCTACGTGTGTCCGGAGCCCATGTGTGGAAGGAGCTTCAGCAGCGTCACCAATTACAAGAACCACATAAGAATTCACACAG TTGCTGCTGAAGGAGGCTCCCCCATGAAGAGCCAGCATGTTGCTTTCTCACCAGAGATGGAGCAGGATAAGGATGAAGAGGAATATGATGACGATATGCCTACACAGGTTGAGACAGAGGAG ATCGGCTTGTCACAGGAAGACCTGCAGGACCTGGGCAGTGCAGTCAGTGTGGTGATAGAAAGCAGTGCCCTCCCAGTGCCTGAGGAAGAGTTTGTGGATGGTGACATGCCCACCATGACTATGGTCGACACTGATGGCATTGAGATGCAGCCG GTTACCATAGTCACTTCTGGGGCAGCCATGTCTGAAGAGTCAGCCATCACATCCCTCTGTCATCAGCAGGTGGCATTGTTGGAGACCGACAATGGCTCCCACTTTGCAGTGCAG CTCgaagagcagcagagcctggaggATGCCAtcagcatggcagcagcagcaatccaGCATGAACCTGTAACACTGGATACAACCGATGGCTGCTGA
- the ZNF76 gene encoding zinc finger protein 76 isoform X1, whose translation MDNMGLRARTVSDGVTASSLRDDKDEKIIEEQVTETEDENTVYIHPVIVQKDFVAFEDGQPVVSEDRGLACIPKEGFDSSTSEIIQIEDDSTTTIHCPAIVLSDRPILEEQAETEEKDNSFDVRTINALTQYVNKEEEVHGNGKRRRARKTFRCEFQGCGRVFTTADHLKVHERTHTGDRPYACCFPSCGKTFATVYGRKAHMRIHTNERPYKCPEDSCSKAFRVSGDLQKHIRTHTGVRPYKCPFEYCDRSFTTANILRVHIRTHTGERPYVCPEPMCGRSFSSVTNYKNHIRIHTGEKPYACPVLGCGKCFTEYSSLYKHHVVHTRSRPYGCKVCGKAYSQKSTLITHKCSGRSEPVATVESEEFLCEPQLEVAAEGGSPMKSQHVAFSPEMEQDKDEEEYDDDMPTQVETEEIGLSQEDLQDLGSAVSVVIESSALPVPEEEFVDGDMPTMTMVDTDGIEMQPVTIVTSGAAMSEESAITSLCHQQVALLETDNGSHFAVQLEEQQSLEDAISMAAAAIQHEPVTLDTTDGC comes from the exons ATGGACAACATGGGGCTGAGGGCACGGACCGTCAGTGATGGGGTGACAGCATCCAGCCTGCGGGATGATAAAG ATGAAAAGATAATTGAAGAGCAAGtcactgaaacagaagatgaaaacacagTGTACATCCATCCAGTGATAGTTCAGAAAG ATTTTGTAGCATTTGAAGATGGACAACCAGTCGTTTCAGAAGACAGGGGTCTGGCCTGCATACCTAAAG aaggTTTTGATTCCAGCACTTCAGAGATCATCCAGATAGAggatgactccaccaccaccatccaTTGTCCTGCCATCGTGCTCTCTGACAGACCCATCCTGGAAGAGCAGGCAGAAACTGAGGAGAAAGACAATTCCTTTGATGTCAGGACCATTAATGCATTAACACAGTATGTCAACAAG gaggaggaagtgcACGGCAATGGGAAGAGGAGACGGGCCCGTAAAACTTTCCGTTGTGAGTTCCAAGGCTGTGGTCGCGTCTTCACCACTGCTGACCATCTGAAG GTACATGAACGTACTCATACAGGTGACCGGCCATATGCATGTTGCTTCCCAAGCTGTGGGAAGACATTTGCTACAG TGTATGGGCGGAAGGCCCACATGAGAATACATACCAATGAGAGACCATACAAGTGCCCAGAGGACTCGTGTAGCAAAGCATTCAGAGTTTCTGGTGATCTACAGAAACACATCCGGACACATACAG GGGTGAGGCCCTACAAGTGCCCATTTGAGTACTGCGACCGCTCTTTTACCACTGCCAACATCCTCAGGGTTCACATCCGAACGCACACAGGCGAACGTCCCTACGTGTGTCCGGAGCCCATGTGTGGAAGGAGCTTCAGCAGCGTCACCAATTACAAGAACCACATAAGAATTCACACAG GGGAGAAGCCATatgcctgccctgtgctgggctgtggaaAGTGCTTCACGGAGTACTCCAGCCTCTACAAGCACCATGTGGTGCATACTCGCAGCAGGCCCTATGGCTGCAAGGTGTGTGGGAAGGCCTACAGCCAGAAATCGACGCTGATTACGCACAAGTGCAGTGGCCGCAGTGAGCCCGTGGCCACAGTGGAGAGCGAAGAATTCCTGTGTGAGCCGCAGCTGGAGG TTGCTGCTGAAGGAGGCTCCCCCATGAAGAGCCAGCATGTTGCTTTCTCACCAGAGATGGAGCAGGATAAGGATGAAGAGGAATATGATGACGATATGCCTACACAGGTTGAGACAGAGGAG ATCGGCTTGTCACAGGAAGACCTGCAGGACCTGGGCAGTGCAGTCAGTGTGGTGATAGAAAGCAGTGCCCTCCCAGTGCCTGAGGAAGAGTTTGTGGATGGTGACATGCCCACCATGACTATGGTCGACACTGATGGCATTGAGATGCAGCCG GTTACCATAGTCACTTCTGGGGCAGCCATGTCTGAAGAGTCAGCCATCACATCCCTCTGTCATCAGCAGGTGGCATTGTTGGAGACCGACAATGGCTCCCACTTTGCAGTGCAG CTCgaagagcagcagagcctggaggATGCCAtcagcatggcagcagcagcaatccaGCATGAACCTGTAACACTGGATACAACCGATGGCTGCTGA
- the RPL10A gene encoding 60S ribosomal protein L10a: MSSKVSRDTLYEAVKEVLQGSKTKKRKFVETVELQISLKNYDPQKDKRFSGTVRLKSTPRPKFSVCLLGDQQHCDEAKAVEIPHMDIEALKKLNKNKKLVKKLAKKYDAFLASESLIKQIPRILGPGLNKAGKFPSLLTHNENLVAKVDEVKSTIKFQMKKVLCLAVAVGHVKMTDDELVYNIHLAINFLVSLLKKNWQNVRALYIKSTMGKPQRLY, encoded by the exons ATGAG CAGCAAAGTGTCCCGCGACACGCTGTACGAGGCGGTGAaggaggtgctgcagggcagcaagACCAAGAAGCGCAA GTTCGTGGAGACGGTGGAGCTGCAGATCAGCCTGAAGAACTATGACCCGCAGAAAGACAAGCGCTTCTCCGGCACCGTCAG GCTGAAGTCGACCCCGCGGCCCAAGTTCTCTGTCTGCCTGCTGGGGGACCAGCAGCACTGCGATGAGGCCAAGGCGGTCGAAATCCCTCACATGGACATTGAGGCTCTGAAGAAGctcaacaaaaacaagaagctGGTGAAGAAACTGG CTAAGAAGTACGACGCCTTCCTGGCTTCAGAATCCTTGATCAAGCAGATTCCTCGAATCCTGGGTCCAGGTCTGAACAAAGCCGGCAAattcccttctctcctcacTCACAATGAGAACCTGGTGGCCAAGGTCGATGAGGTCAAATCTACCATCAAGTTTCAGATGAAGAAG GTGCTCTGTCTGGCTGTGGCTGTTGGTCACGTGAAGATGACGGACGATGAACTTGTCTACAACATCCACCTGGCCATCAACTTCCTGGTGTCTTTGCTGAAGAAGAACTGGCAGAACGTGCGTGCTTTGTATATCAAGAGCACCATGGGGAAGCCCCAGCGTCTGTACTAA